In the Chitinophagales bacterium genome, one interval contains:
- a CDS encoding UDP-3-O-(3-hydroxymyristoyl)glucosamine N-acyltransferase: protein MDFKDKVKLSDLIDKYDLKIISNRYSKEVNGINEINRVKEGDITFVDTPKYYEKALKSSASFIIINQVIDCPEDKCLLYTDNPFKIFNQIALDYFPTKHSNDSIISSEAIIGEGCIIYPNVFIGKNVTIGDNCIIYPNTTIYPNTTIGSNVIIQSNTAVGSEAFYYNKQGGKYLKMHTIGNTIIEDDVEIGSNCSIDSGVSGTTKIGKGSKLDNQIHIAHGVILGENCLVCAQVAIAGKTKIGNNVTIYGKVGISKGLTIGDNAIILASSNVDKNLEGNLRYFGSPAIEARQAMKHYAAARMLPNLLDKIKHLIADKETVM from the coding sequence ATGGACTTTAAAGACAAGGTCAAACTGAGTGATTTAATTGATAAATATGACTTAAAAATCATATCTAACAGGTATTCAAAAGAGGTGAATGGTATCAATGAAATCAATAGAGTTAAAGAAGGCGATATCACCTTTGTTGACACCCCGAAATACTATGAAAAAGCATTAAAAAGTTCTGCATCATTTATTATAATCAATCAAGTAATCGATTGCCCAGAAGATAAATGCCTATTATATACTGACAACCCATTTAAGATATTTAACCAAATAGCTCTTGACTACTTCCCTACTAAACATTCAAATGATTCGATTATCAGTTCTGAGGCAATAATTGGAGAAGGGTGCATTATCTATCCAAACGTTTTTATTGGGAAAAATGTAACAATAGGTGACAACTGCATTATTTATCCCAATACGACGATATACCCGAATACAACAATAGGTAGCAATGTTATCATACAATCCAATACAGCAGTAGGTTCGGAAGCCTTTTATTATAATAAACAAGGTGGCAAATATCTTAAAATGCATACTATTGGGAACACTATAATTGAAGACGATGTAGAAATAGGATCAAACTGCAGTATTGATTCAGGTGTATCAGGAACTACTAAGATAGGAAAAGGGAGTAAGCTAGATAATCAAATACATATTGCGCACGGAGTAATTCTTGGAGAAAATTGTTTGGTTTGTGCACAAGTAGCTATAGCAGGTAAAACTAAAATAGGGAATAATGTTACAATTTATGGGAAGGTAGGTATTTCCAAAGGACTAACTATTGGGGATAATGCAATAATTCTTGCTTCATCAAATGTAGATAAAAATCTAGAAGGAAATTTACGATACTTTGGATCTCCTGCGATAGAGGCGAGACAAGCTATGAAGCATTATGCCGCCGCTAGAATGCTCCCGAACTTATTAGATAAAATAAAACACCTCATAGCTGATAAGGAAACAGTTATGTAA